A section of the Phacochoerus africanus isolate WHEZ1 chromosome 4, ROS_Pafr_v1, whole genome shotgun sequence genome encodes:
- the TCOF1 gene encoding treacle protein isoform X1 → MAEARKRRELLPLIYQHLLQAGYVRAAREVKEQSGQKSFLTQPVTLLDIYTHWQQTSEIGRKRKAEEDAALQAKKTRVSDPVSSSESSEEEEEEEEAAEARNAKATPGPASTNSSVPGPVLPSSIKDEGAAKTKKASQTGNPTARAASGKPVAQLLGQKSPRKAAGPSANAVLASETEEEGGVSALRTAAKPGMTAASQAHSSSEDTSSSSDETDVEGKPLVAPAQLKASAATAQEPPSKRAPPTPGKAGAGTPQGRGGTLTPASRAKKPEEVSESSEEESESDDQAPASTPSQAKASEKTQVRAASGPARGAPGKGATPAPPGRAGPAAARDKVVKPEEGSESSSEEASSSSSDSEEEAPAAKTPPQAKPPGKVPGVRATSAAPTKESPRKGAPSAPASRAAQAGQREEDSESSSEESDAGGQAAAAAPQTSSPAPAKSMGQNSHGRAPRAPAGKGAIPALRGQAGRQDSGSSSEDSDSGDSEEEAATTAKPSEKVLPARSASGPSTGPPQKARPAATQVKAERSESSEESSTDSEEEAPAAAPAAQAKPAVKTPPTKASPRKGGPVTPASAKAAPVRVGTPAPWKAGATTASPATAKAAQRPEADSSSSEASESEEEEEEEAPPAAAAGWMKNSVTAPQTKATPAVPRVASAKVAASAPGKGAPAGAQATLGSPAKVRPPARTPQGRPGAGKGPGAVPAVGKAATTAAPQPGPVGEAEDDSESSDGDSDSEEAAPAQAEPTRKTPQVRAASAPSKASPRKGAAPAPAGKTGPPATQAGKRTEDSESSSEESSGSDGEAPPAQGGGCSPASGRPPAATASAGKAEQKKAKEEKAEGPSASSDDELPASQVIKTPLIFVDPNRSPAGPAATLAQAQATSTGRKAQASESTAGSSSESEDEDVVPATQRSAPALRTSSATAPPAPPRTAPRTSSGEEPGRAAEGRKPEAPATQVTKRSPADLPLTQAALKVLAQKASEGRPAAARTPSSCATDGLGTLPTTRPQSAPAQTRGANELRKPGVPAAPPSKRPKAKASGTSEDSEDGSSSSSSGSEDDAAGPRVAPGAPGPGAAPARSETLVEETTAESSDDDVVAPSQSLLSGYVTPGLTPGTSQSSKTTPKPAPSPSVSSPPATKDALGGKRGAEAPKAAGTASPKSGRGEAGATPQRPREGPESPQASRLALQHDIARRLLGEPWPLSEAHVQASVAKVLTELLEQERRKAADAAREGRRKGRKRKLSEDQTAAKAPKSKKKKQLAAGEGGERAVSPDKAPRTCQGKPKRDRAGGGSKEKQEKEAPGSQGAKEKQEGEPGMVKGEGGDRGAPRSKKEKKKPDKSKCSHRPAGSCPHAGGQPSASTGPRLACPGSRGRISRARARFGTTGPPLPRG, encoded by the exons ATGGCAGAGGCCAGGAAGCGGCGGGAGCTGCTTCCCCTGATCTACCAGCATCTGCTGCAGGCGGGCTATGTGCGCGCGGCGCGGGAAGTGAAGGAGCAGAGCGGCCAG AAGAGCTTCCTGACTCAGCCTGTGACCCTTCTGGACATTTATACGCACTGGCAACA AACCTCGGAGATTGGCCGGAAGCGGAAGGCAGAGGAAGACGCAGCCCTGCAGGCCAAGAAGACCCGCGTGTCAGACCCCGTCAGCAGCTCGGAGAGCtcggaggaagaggaggaggaggaggaagcggcCGAAGCCAGAAATGCCAAAGCCA CCCCCGGACCCGCGTCTACCAACTCCTCAGTCCCGGGCCCGGTTCTGCCCTCAAGCATAAAGGATGAAGGCGCG GCAAAGACCAAGAAAGCCAGCCAGACGGGGAACCCCACGGCTCGTGCTGCCTCCGGGAAGCCCGTGGCCCAGCTCCTCGGCCAGAAGTCACCCAGGAAGGCTGCGGGGCCCTCGGCCAATGCCGTCCTGGCCTCGGAAACCGAGGAGGAGGGCGGTGTCTCCGCCCTGAGGACCGCGGCCAAGCCTG GAATGACGGCCGCCAGCCAGGCCCACAGCTCCAGCGAGGACACCTCCAGCTCAAGTGATGAGACGGACGTGGAG GGGAAACCTCTGGTCGCACCAGCGCAGCTCAAGGCCTCGGCGGCCACAGCCCAGGAGCCTCCGAGCAAGAGGGCACCTCCGACTCCTGGGAAGGCAGGGGCTGGGACACCCCAGGGCAGAGGAGGCACCCTGACCCCAGCCAGCAGGGCCAAGAAGCCGGAGGAGGTCTCGGAGAGCAGCGAGGAGGAGTCTGAGAGTGACGACCAGGCCCCTGCCAGCACACCCAGCCAG GCGAAGGCCTCTGAGAAAACGCAGGTCCGAGCCGCCTCGGGTCCTGCCAGGGGGGCCCCTGGGAAAGGGGCAACCCCAGCACCTCCGGGGAGGGCAGGGCCCGCGGCCGCCCGGGACAAGGTGGTGAAGCCCGAGGAGGGGTCGGAGAGCAGCAGCGAGGAGGCGTCGTCATCATCATCGGACAGCGAGGAGGAGGCGCCCGCTGCCAAGACCCCGCCTCAG GCGAAGCCCCCGGGGAAGGTCCCTGGGGTCAGAGCCACTTCGGCAGCCCCCACCAAGGAGTCCCCGAGGAAAGGGGCCCCCTCGGCCCCCGCGAGCAGGGCAGCCCAGGCGGGGCAGCGGGAGGAGGACTCGGAGAGCAGCAGCGAGGAGTCAGACGCCGGGGGCCAGGCTGCCGCAGCTGCGCCCCAGACCTCGAGCCCGGCTCCG GCAAAGTCCATGGGCCAGAACTCCCACGGCAGGGCCCCCCGAGCCCCGGCAGGGAAGGGTGCAATCCCTGCGCTGCGGGGGCAGGCGGGGCGGCAGGACTCGGGGAGCAGCAGCGAGGACTCGGACTCGGGGGACAGCGAGGAGGAGGCAGCCACCACG GCGAAGCCCTCCGAGAAAGTCCTCCCAGCCAGATCGGCCTCGGGCCCCAGCACGGGGCCCCCTCAGAAGGCCCGGCCTGCAGCCACCCAGGTCAAGGCCGAAAGGTCGGAGAGCAGCGAGGAGTCCTCGACAGACAGCGAGGAGGAGGCGCCCGCAGCCgcccctgcagcccag GCAAAACCAGCTGTGAAAACTCCTCCGACCAAGGCCTCGCCCAGGAAGGGCGGCCCTGTCACACCTGCCTCTGCCAAGGCTGCCCCAGTGCGGGTAGGCACCCCGGCCCCCTGGAAAGCAGGAGCCACCACGGCATCCCCAGCCACGGCCAAGGCCGCCCAGAGACCGGAGGCGGACTCTTCGAGCAGCGAGGCCTCGGagagcgaggaggaggaggaggaggaggcgcctCCTGCCGCAGCAGCTGGATGG aTGAAGAACTCAGTGACAGCCCCTCAGACCAAAGCCACCCCTGCTGTCCCCAGAGTGGCTTCTGCCAAAGTGGCAGCATCAGCTCCTGGAAAAGGGGCCCCTGCAGGTGCTCAAGCCACCCTGGGGTCCCCGGCCAAG GTCAGGCCGCCAGCGAGGACCCCCCAGGGCAGGCCTGGTGCAGGGAAGGGCCCGGGGGCCGTGCCAGCCGTGGGGAAGGCGGCGACGACGGCAGCCCCCCAGCCAGGGCCCGTCGGGGAGGCTGAGGACGACTCTGAGAGCAGTGACGGGGACTCGGACAGTGAGGAGGCGGCGCCCGCACAG GCGGAGCCCACCAGGAAGACGCCCCAGGTCAGAGCCGCCTCAGCCCCCAGCAAGGCCTCCCCCAGGAAGGGGGCAGCCCCGGCTCCCGCTGGGAAGACAGGCCCACCAGCCACCCAGGCGGGGAAGCGGACGGAGGACTCGGAGAGCAGCAGCGAGGAGTCGTCAGGCAGCGACGGGGAGGCACCCCCAGCCCAG ggaggaggctgcagcCCCGCCAGCGGCAGGCCACCGGCCGCCACGGCCTCAGCAGGGAAGGCCGAGCAGAAGAAGGCCAAGGAGGAGAAGGCCGAGGGGCCCTCCGCCAGCAGCGACGACGAGCTGCCGGCCAGCCAG gTGATTAAAACCCCTCTGATTTTTGTCGACCCTAACCGTAGTCCAGCTGGCCCAGCTGCTACCCTCGCCCAAGCCCAGGCTACAAGCACCGGGAGGAAGGCCCAGGCCTCAGAGAGCACGGCTGGGAGCTCCTCTGAGAGTGAGGACGAGGACGTGGTTCCCGCCACGCAGCGCTCAGCCCCCG CTCTCAGAACCAGCTCGGCGACCGCGCCCCCAGCGCCCCCGAGGACGGCCCCCAGGACCAGCAGTGGCGAGGAGCCCGGGCGGGCGGCAGAAGGCAGGAAACCGGAGGCGCCGGCCACCCAG GTGACCAAGAGGAGCCCAGCTGACCTCCCGCTGACCCAGGCCGCCCTGAAGGTCCTCGCCCAGAAAGCCAGTGAGGGCCGCCCTGCTGCCGCCAGGACCCCATCCTCGTGTGCG ACCGACGGTCTGGGGACACTCCCCACGACACGTCCCCAGAGCGCCCCTGCACAGACCAGAGGGGCCAACGAGCTCAGAAAGCCTGGGgttcctgcagcccctccctcaaAACGCCCCAAGGCCAAGGCCTCTGGGACATCAGAGGACAGCGAggatggcagcagcagcagctcttcGGGGAGCGAGGACGACGCTGCGGGGCCCCGGGTGGCCCCGGGGGCCCCCGGGCCGG GTGCAGCCCCAGCCAGGAGCGAGACCCTGGTGGAAGAAACCACAGCAGAGTCGAGTGACGACGACGTGGTGGCACCTTCCCAG TCTCTCCTCTCAGGTTATGTGACCCCTGGACTGACTCCAGGCACCTCCCAGTCTTCAAAGACCACTCCCaaaccagcccccagcccctcagtTTCGTCTCCTCCGGCCACCAAAGATGCGCTAGGCGGCAAGCGGGGGGCCGAGGCCCCAAAAGCAGCAGGCACCGCGTCCCCAAAGTCAG gcagaggagaggctggCGCCACACCGCAGAGGCCCCGGGAGGGGCCCGAGAGCCCCCAGGCCTCCAGGCTGGCTCTGCAGCATGACATTGCCCGGCGGCTGCTGGGCGAACCCTGGCCCCTGAGCGAGGCGCACGTGCAGGCCTCCGTGGCCAAGGTGCTGACGGAGCTGCTggagcaggagaggaggaaggccGCCGATGCCGCCAGGGAAGGCCGCCGCAAGGGCCGCAAGCGGAAGCTGTCGGAGGACCAGACGGCCGCAAAGGCCCCCAAGagcaagaagaagaagcagcTGGCGGCTGGGGAAGGCGGGGAGCGTGCCGTCTCCCCGGACAAGGCCCCCAGGACTTGCCAGGGGAAGCCCAAGAGGGACAGGGCTGGCGGCGGCAGCAAGGAGAAGCAGGAGAAGGAGGCTCCCGGCTCCCAGGGGGCCAAGGAGAAACAGGAAGGGGAGCCGGGGATGGTGAAGGGTGAGGGAGGAGACCGGGGCGCCCCAAGGagcaagaaggagaagaagaagccTGACAAGAGTAAGTGTTCCCACCGCCCTGCTGGGAGCTGTCCCCACGCGGGCGGGCAGCCCTCGGCCAGCACGGGGCCGAGGCTGGCTTGTCCAGGGTCACGGGGCAGGATcagcagagccagagccaggtTCGGGACCACAGGGCCGCCACTGCCCAGGGGCTGA
- the TCOF1 gene encoding treacle protein isoform X2: MAEARKRRELLPLIYQHLLQAGYVRAAREVKEQSGQKSFLTQPVTLLDIYTHWQQTSEIGRKRKAEEDAALQAKKTRVSDPVSSSESSEEEEEEEEAAEARNAKATPGPASTNSSVPGPVLPSSIKDEGAAKTKKASQTGNPTARAASGKPVAQLLGQKSPRKAAGPSANAVLASETEEEGGVSALRTAAKPGMTAASQAHSSSEDTSSSSDETDVEGKPLVAPAQLKASAATAQEPPSKRAPPTPGKAGAGTPQGRGGTLTPASRAKKPEEVSESSEEESESDDQAPASTPSQAKASEKTQVRAASGPARGAPGKGATPAPPGRAGPAAARDKVVKPEEGSESSSEEASSSSSDSEEEAPAAKTPPQAKPPGKVPGVRATSAAPTKESPRKGAPSAPASRAAQAGQREEDSESSSEESDAGGQAAAAAPQTSSPAPAKSMGQNSHGRAPRAPAGKGAIPALRGQAGRQDSGSSSEDSDSGDSEEEAATTAKPSEKVLPARSASGPSTGPPQKARPAATQVKAERSESSEESSTDSEEEAPAAAPAAQAKPAVKTPPTKASPRKGGPVTPASAKAAPVRVGTPAPWKAGATTASPATAKAAQRPEADSSSSEASESEEEEEEEAPPAAAAGWMKNSVTAPQTKATPAVPRVASAKVAASAPGKGAPAGAQATLGSPAKVRPPARTPQGRPGAGKGPGAVPAVGKAATTAAPQPGPVGEAEDDSESSDGDSDSEEAAPAQAEPTRKTPQVRAASAPSKASPRKGAAPAPAGKTGPPATQAGKRTEDSESSSEESSGSDGEAPPAQGGGCSPASGRPPAATASAGKAEQKKAKEEKAEGPSASSDDELPASQVIKTPLIFVDPNRSPAGPAATLAQAQATSTGRKAQASESTAGSSSESEDEDVVPATQRSAPALRTSSATAPPAPPRTAPRTSSGEEPGRAAEGRKPEAPATQVTKRSPADLPLTQAALKVLAQKASEGRPAAARTPSSCATDGLGTLPTTRPQSAPAQTRGANELRKPGVPAAPPSKRPKAKASGTSEDSEDGSSSSSSGSEDDAAGPRVAPGAPGPGAAPARSETLVEETTAESSDDDVVAPSQSLLSGYVTPGLTPGTSQSSKTTPKPAPSPSVSSPPATKDALGGKRGAEAPKAAGTASPKSGRGEAGATPQRPREGPESPQASRLALQHDIARRLLGEPWPLSEAHVQASVAKVLTELLEQERRKAADAAREGRRKGRKRKLSEDQTAAKAPKSKKKKQLAAGEGGERAVSPDKAPRTCQGKPKRDRAGGGSKEKQEKEAPGSQGAKEKQEGEPGMVKGEGGDRGAPRSKKEKKKPDKKKKDKEKKEKKKKAKKAPTKAPDSPCQKKKKKKKKTAEQTV; the protein is encoded by the exons ATGGCAGAGGCCAGGAAGCGGCGGGAGCTGCTTCCCCTGATCTACCAGCATCTGCTGCAGGCGGGCTATGTGCGCGCGGCGCGGGAAGTGAAGGAGCAGAGCGGCCAG AAGAGCTTCCTGACTCAGCCTGTGACCCTTCTGGACATTTATACGCACTGGCAACA AACCTCGGAGATTGGCCGGAAGCGGAAGGCAGAGGAAGACGCAGCCCTGCAGGCCAAGAAGACCCGCGTGTCAGACCCCGTCAGCAGCTCGGAGAGCtcggaggaagaggaggaggaggaggaagcggcCGAAGCCAGAAATGCCAAAGCCA CCCCCGGACCCGCGTCTACCAACTCCTCAGTCCCGGGCCCGGTTCTGCCCTCAAGCATAAAGGATGAAGGCGCG GCAAAGACCAAGAAAGCCAGCCAGACGGGGAACCCCACGGCTCGTGCTGCCTCCGGGAAGCCCGTGGCCCAGCTCCTCGGCCAGAAGTCACCCAGGAAGGCTGCGGGGCCCTCGGCCAATGCCGTCCTGGCCTCGGAAACCGAGGAGGAGGGCGGTGTCTCCGCCCTGAGGACCGCGGCCAAGCCTG GAATGACGGCCGCCAGCCAGGCCCACAGCTCCAGCGAGGACACCTCCAGCTCAAGTGATGAGACGGACGTGGAG GGGAAACCTCTGGTCGCACCAGCGCAGCTCAAGGCCTCGGCGGCCACAGCCCAGGAGCCTCCGAGCAAGAGGGCACCTCCGACTCCTGGGAAGGCAGGGGCTGGGACACCCCAGGGCAGAGGAGGCACCCTGACCCCAGCCAGCAGGGCCAAGAAGCCGGAGGAGGTCTCGGAGAGCAGCGAGGAGGAGTCTGAGAGTGACGACCAGGCCCCTGCCAGCACACCCAGCCAG GCGAAGGCCTCTGAGAAAACGCAGGTCCGAGCCGCCTCGGGTCCTGCCAGGGGGGCCCCTGGGAAAGGGGCAACCCCAGCACCTCCGGGGAGGGCAGGGCCCGCGGCCGCCCGGGACAAGGTGGTGAAGCCCGAGGAGGGGTCGGAGAGCAGCAGCGAGGAGGCGTCGTCATCATCATCGGACAGCGAGGAGGAGGCGCCCGCTGCCAAGACCCCGCCTCAG GCGAAGCCCCCGGGGAAGGTCCCTGGGGTCAGAGCCACTTCGGCAGCCCCCACCAAGGAGTCCCCGAGGAAAGGGGCCCCCTCGGCCCCCGCGAGCAGGGCAGCCCAGGCGGGGCAGCGGGAGGAGGACTCGGAGAGCAGCAGCGAGGAGTCAGACGCCGGGGGCCAGGCTGCCGCAGCTGCGCCCCAGACCTCGAGCCCGGCTCCG GCAAAGTCCATGGGCCAGAACTCCCACGGCAGGGCCCCCCGAGCCCCGGCAGGGAAGGGTGCAATCCCTGCGCTGCGGGGGCAGGCGGGGCGGCAGGACTCGGGGAGCAGCAGCGAGGACTCGGACTCGGGGGACAGCGAGGAGGAGGCAGCCACCACG GCGAAGCCCTCCGAGAAAGTCCTCCCAGCCAGATCGGCCTCGGGCCCCAGCACGGGGCCCCCTCAGAAGGCCCGGCCTGCAGCCACCCAGGTCAAGGCCGAAAGGTCGGAGAGCAGCGAGGAGTCCTCGACAGACAGCGAGGAGGAGGCGCCCGCAGCCgcccctgcagcccag GCAAAACCAGCTGTGAAAACTCCTCCGACCAAGGCCTCGCCCAGGAAGGGCGGCCCTGTCACACCTGCCTCTGCCAAGGCTGCCCCAGTGCGGGTAGGCACCCCGGCCCCCTGGAAAGCAGGAGCCACCACGGCATCCCCAGCCACGGCCAAGGCCGCCCAGAGACCGGAGGCGGACTCTTCGAGCAGCGAGGCCTCGGagagcgaggaggaggaggaggaggaggcgcctCCTGCCGCAGCAGCTGGATGG aTGAAGAACTCAGTGACAGCCCCTCAGACCAAAGCCACCCCTGCTGTCCCCAGAGTGGCTTCTGCCAAAGTGGCAGCATCAGCTCCTGGAAAAGGGGCCCCTGCAGGTGCTCAAGCCACCCTGGGGTCCCCGGCCAAG GTCAGGCCGCCAGCGAGGACCCCCCAGGGCAGGCCTGGTGCAGGGAAGGGCCCGGGGGCCGTGCCAGCCGTGGGGAAGGCGGCGACGACGGCAGCCCCCCAGCCAGGGCCCGTCGGGGAGGCTGAGGACGACTCTGAGAGCAGTGACGGGGACTCGGACAGTGAGGAGGCGGCGCCCGCACAG GCGGAGCCCACCAGGAAGACGCCCCAGGTCAGAGCCGCCTCAGCCCCCAGCAAGGCCTCCCCCAGGAAGGGGGCAGCCCCGGCTCCCGCTGGGAAGACAGGCCCACCAGCCACCCAGGCGGGGAAGCGGACGGAGGACTCGGAGAGCAGCAGCGAGGAGTCGTCAGGCAGCGACGGGGAGGCACCCCCAGCCCAG ggaggaggctgcagcCCCGCCAGCGGCAGGCCACCGGCCGCCACGGCCTCAGCAGGGAAGGCCGAGCAGAAGAAGGCCAAGGAGGAGAAGGCCGAGGGGCCCTCCGCCAGCAGCGACGACGAGCTGCCGGCCAGCCAG gTGATTAAAACCCCTCTGATTTTTGTCGACCCTAACCGTAGTCCAGCTGGCCCAGCTGCTACCCTCGCCCAAGCCCAGGCTACAAGCACCGGGAGGAAGGCCCAGGCCTCAGAGAGCACGGCTGGGAGCTCCTCTGAGAGTGAGGACGAGGACGTGGTTCCCGCCACGCAGCGCTCAGCCCCCG CTCTCAGAACCAGCTCGGCGACCGCGCCCCCAGCGCCCCCGAGGACGGCCCCCAGGACCAGCAGTGGCGAGGAGCCCGGGCGGGCGGCAGAAGGCAGGAAACCGGAGGCGCCGGCCACCCAG GTGACCAAGAGGAGCCCAGCTGACCTCCCGCTGACCCAGGCCGCCCTGAAGGTCCTCGCCCAGAAAGCCAGTGAGGGCCGCCCTGCTGCCGCCAGGACCCCATCCTCGTGTGCG ACCGACGGTCTGGGGACACTCCCCACGACACGTCCCCAGAGCGCCCCTGCACAGACCAGAGGGGCCAACGAGCTCAGAAAGCCTGGGgttcctgcagcccctccctcaaAACGCCCCAAGGCCAAGGCCTCTGGGACATCAGAGGACAGCGAggatggcagcagcagcagctcttcGGGGAGCGAGGACGACGCTGCGGGGCCCCGGGTGGCCCCGGGGGCCCCCGGGCCGG GTGCAGCCCCAGCCAGGAGCGAGACCCTGGTGGAAGAAACCACAGCAGAGTCGAGTGACGACGACGTGGTGGCACCTTCCCAG TCTCTCCTCTCAGGTTATGTGACCCCTGGACTGACTCCAGGCACCTCCCAGTCTTCAAAGACCACTCCCaaaccagcccccagcccctcagtTTCGTCTCCTCCGGCCACCAAAGATGCGCTAGGCGGCAAGCGGGGGGCCGAGGCCCCAAAAGCAGCAGGCACCGCGTCCCCAAAGTCAG gcagaggagaggctggCGCCACACCGCAGAGGCCCCGGGAGGGGCCCGAGAGCCCCCAGGCCTCCAGGCTGGCTCTGCAGCATGACATTGCCCGGCGGCTGCTGGGCGAACCCTGGCCCCTGAGCGAGGCGCACGTGCAGGCCTCCGTGGCCAAGGTGCTGACGGAGCTGCTggagcaggagaggaggaaggccGCCGATGCCGCCAGGGAAGGCCGCCGCAAGGGCCGCAAGCGGAAGCTGTCGGAGGACCAGACGGCCGCAAAGGCCCCCAAGagcaagaagaagaagcagcTGGCGGCTGGGGAAGGCGGGGAGCGTGCCGTCTCCCCGGACAAGGCCCCCAGGACTTGCCAGGGGAAGCCCAAGAGGGACAGGGCTGGCGGCGGCAGCAAGGAGAAGCAGGAGAAGGAGGCTCCCGGCTCCCAGGGGGCCAAGGAGAAACAGGAAGGGGAGCCGGGGATGGTGAAGGGTGAGGGAGGAGACCGGGGCGCCCCAAGGagcaagaaggagaagaagaagccTGACAAGA aaaaaaaagacaaggaaaaaaaggaaaagaagaagaaagcaaaaaaggcaCCAACCAAAGCCCCCGACTCGCCctgtcagaagaaaaagaagaaaaag AAGAAGACGGCGGAGCAGACCGTCTGA